One window from the genome of bacterium encodes:
- the infB gene encoding translation initiation factor IF-2: MSPKKRVFQVAREYNISNEALIAFLTKLGYDIRNQMSTVADEALQQVAEKYGEKAVAADEEHEFRKRLRDKKVAEEAKKKEAAIDLERRLRVAQEYAKEIPAMKKRREAATRLEEAEQEKEARIAAAKQAETAAKMGEAAEKPEVMIKRPSKRVKIVEIPPTEPTAKEKEKKREKEREKEREKGKARAGVPKEEVLIPIPRPKPSMPSAIAGIESVPSGEEVQADKRKKRKRKKKKKVDEEVAPAVIDKKHKRVKKKKKHTFNEEEIQASIRQTMASLEEAGKVKKKKRRSHDEGETEVEEVSVIRVSEFMSVAELGKLMEVEPSDLIKKCIEYGMMVSINQRLDMDTITLLASEYGYGVEKLQDMDQELLETLNDEADREEDLLPRPPVVTIMGHVDHGKTSLLDYIRKSNIIAGEAGGITQHIGAYEVVVNNKAITFLDTPGHEAFTAMRARGAQVTDIVILVVAADDSVMPQTIEAISHAKAANVPIVVAINKIDKPGANPEAIRMQLANHGVLVERYGGRYQSVEISAKNGQNCEQLLELILLEAEMLNLKANPNRKAKGVVIESRLDRGKGVMATVLVQNGTLKIGDPFVAGAYSGKVRSMFDERGRKVKSAGPSTPVQVLGFDGMPQAGDSLIGLESERDSRDISSKRQQLQREYDRLRNRPRSL, translated from the coding sequence TTGTCCCCCAAGAAAAGGGTATTTCAAGTCGCCAGAGAGTACAACATCTCGAACGAAGCGCTCATCGCCTTTCTCACCAAACTGGGCTATGACATCCGCAACCAGATGAGTACGGTCGCCGACGAGGCACTGCAGCAGGTGGCGGAAAAGTATGGCGAGAAAGCGGTCGCTGCGGACGAGGAGCATGAATTTCGTAAACGACTGCGCGATAAAAAGGTGGCTGAAGAAGCGAAAAAGAAGGAAGCGGCCATCGATCTGGAGCGGCGTTTGCGCGTGGCGCAAGAGTACGCCAAAGAGATACCCGCCATGAAGAAACGGCGTGAGGCGGCCACCCGGCTGGAGGAGGCGGAGCAGGAAAAAGAGGCCCGGATCGCTGCGGCCAAACAAGCGGAGACTGCCGCCAAGATGGGTGAGGCGGCTGAAAAACCGGAGGTGATGATCAAGCGCCCGAGCAAACGGGTTAAGATCGTTGAAATTCCGCCCACCGAACCCACTGCCAAGGAGAAAGAAAAGAAGCGCGAAAAAGAAAGGGAAAAGGAGCGCGAGAAGGGCAAGGCGCGCGCCGGGGTGCCTAAAGAGGAGGTATTGATTCCAATCCCAAGGCCCAAGCCCTCCATGCCTTCGGCGATCGCAGGGATTGAGTCGGTGCCATCAGGCGAAGAGGTGCAGGCGGACAAACGGAAAAAACGAAAACGGAAAAAGAAAAAGAAAGTCGACGAAGAAGTAGCTCCAGCTGTTATCGATAAAAAGCACAAACGCGTCAAGAAGAAAAAGAAACATACGTTCAATGAGGAGGAGATTCAGGCCTCCATCCGTCAAACCATGGCCTCGCTGGAAGAGGCGGGCAAGGTCAAAAAGAAGAAACGGCGCTCTCACGATGAAGGCGAAACCGAGGTCGAAGAGGTTTCCGTCATCCGCGTCAGCGAGTTCATGTCCGTGGCCGAATTGGGCAAATTGATGGAGGTGGAACCCTCCGACCTGATCAAAAAGTGCATCGAATATGGAATGATGGTCTCCATCAACCAACGATTGGATATGGACACGATCACGCTGCTGGCCTCCGAGTACGGCTATGGCGTGGAAAAGCTGCAGGACATGGATCAGGAACTGCTCGAAACCCTCAACGATGAAGCGGACCGCGAGGAGGACCTGTTGCCGCGGCCACCGGTGGTGACGATCATGGGTCACGTGGATCACGGCAAGACCTCTCTGTTGGATTATATCCGTAAAAGCAACATCATCGCCGGTGAGGCGGGCGGCATCACCCAGCACATCGGCGCGTATGAAGTGGTGGTCAACAACAAGGCGATTACCTTTCTGGATACGCCGGGCCACGAGGCTTTCACCGCCATGCGCGCCCGCGGCGCTCAGGTCACTGATATCGTCATCCTGGTGGTGGCGGCTGATGACAGCGTCATGCCGCAGACCATCGAGGCGATCAGCCATGCCAAGGCGGCCAACGTTCCCATCGTGGTGGCGATTAACAAGATAGATAAGCCTGGCGCCAACCCGGAAGCTATTCGCATGCAGCTGGCTAACCACGGCGTGCTGGTGGAAAGGTACGGCGGTCGTTATCAGTCTGTGGAGATCTCCGCCAAGAACGGCCAGAACTGTGAACAATTGCTGGAATTGATTCTGCTGGAAGCTGAAATGCTCAATCTCAAGGCCAATCCCAACCGCAAGGCCAAAGGGGTAGTCATCGAATCCCGATTGGATCGAGGCAAAGGCGTGATGGCTACGGTTCTGGTGCAGAATGGAACTTTGAAGATCGGCGACCCATTTGTCGCCGGCGCTTATTCGGGCAAAGTCCGCTCCATGTTCGACGAGCGCGGCCGCAAGGTCAAGTCCGCCGGCCCCTCTACGCCGGTGCAGGTGCTGGGCTTTGACGGTATGCCGCAGGCCGGTGATTCACTGATTGGATTGGAATCGGAACGAGACAGCCGCGACATCAGCTCCAAACGCCAACAACTGCAACGCGAATATGACCGCCTGCGCAACCGTCCCCGCAGCCTGG